The Mycolicibacterium hassiacum DSM 44199 genome includes a window with the following:
- a CDS encoding serine/threonine-protein kinase, giving the protein MLLATGDEFAGYRIQRLLGSDGTGEVYLAQDPRLPRFDALKILPAHLATDISYRQRFEREADLAATLSHPHIVAVHDRGEERGRLWISMDFVDGTDAARLLRESGPIPVPAVLDIVDAVADALDYAHERGLLHRDVKPANILLSTPQHGPRRILLSDFGVARRADEVSGLTSTNSVSYVSPEQLTGQQVDRRSDQYSLALTAYELLCGTKPFDGSNAATVIAQQLNAAPPRIGGVRPDLAAADPVFTRALAKHPDGRFATCGEFAVALRSSLTGTAPAPVVTGAPAAAPMAPPATVPPTFGYAEPAGLAPPYPPFPTSPTVAGYPHPVGSAPPYPAPTPMKRSRSGVVGIAVPAILAVLLAVAITFAVAVPGRSGPAPAAAEPDWEPYVAAAKTVAEAIYTSDYRTVDQDYQRILDITTGPLHDDFKEHADVVIDGTRSLEGVSSATAVGAGLEKLGTDRADVIVAVKVQTGRASWRDPFPDVERLRLTIERVGDEYKASRMQEVR; this is encoded by the coding sequence ATGCTGTTAGCCACCGGAGACGAGTTCGCTGGATATCGCATTCAGCGACTGCTGGGCAGCGACGGGACGGGCGAGGTGTATCTGGCTCAGGACCCGCGGTTGCCCCGCTTCGACGCGCTGAAGATTCTGCCGGCACATCTGGCCACCGACATCAGCTACCGGCAGCGTTTCGAGCGGGAAGCCGATCTGGCCGCCACCCTGTCGCATCCGCACATCGTCGCCGTCCACGACCGCGGCGAGGAACGCGGCCGGCTGTGGATCTCGATGGACTTCGTCGACGGCACCGACGCCGCAAGGTTGCTGCGCGAATCCGGGCCCATCCCGGTGCCCGCGGTCCTCGACATCGTCGACGCGGTCGCCGATGCCCTCGACTACGCCCATGAACGCGGCCTGCTGCACCGTGACGTCAAACCCGCCAACATTCTGCTCTCCACCCCACAGCACGGTCCACGCCGCATCCTGCTGTCCGATTTCGGAGTTGCCCGCCGCGCCGACGAAGTCAGTGGACTCACCTCGACCAACTCGGTGAGCTATGTCTCCCCGGAACAGCTGACCGGCCAGCAGGTCGACCGCCGCTCCGATCAGTACTCACTGGCCCTCACAGCGTACGAACTGCTCTGTGGCACAAAACCGTTCGATGGGTCCAACGCGGCTACGGTGATCGCCCAGCAGTTGAACGCCGCCCCGCCGCGGATCGGCGGGGTCCGGCCCGACCTCGCTGCTGCCGACCCGGTGTTCACCCGCGCGCTCGCGAAACACCCCGACGGCCGGTTCGCGACCTGCGGTGAGTTCGCTGTGGCGCTGCGGTCATCCCTCACCGGAACCGCCCCGGCGCCCGTCGTCACCGGTGCTCCTGCGGCTGCTCCGATGGCACCCCCGGCCACCGTGCCGCCCACTTTCGGTTATGCCGAGCCGGCCGGGTTGGCTCCGCCGTACCCGCCATTCCCGACCAGCCCGACCGTGGCCGGTTACCCCCACCCCGTCGGATCCGCACCCCCGTATCCGGCGCCGACACCGATGAAACGGAGCCGATCCGGTGTTGTGGGCATCGCCGTCCCGGCGATCCTCGCGGTGCTGCTGGCGGTCGCGATCACCTTCGCCGTCGCCGTGCCCGGCCGATCCGGCCCGGCCCCGGCTGCCGCCGAACCGGATTGGGAGCCGTACGTCGCTGCGGCCAAGACCGTCGCCGAAGCCATCTACACATCCGACTACCGGACCGTCGATCAGGACTACCAACGGATCCTCGACATCACGACGGGCCCGCTTCACGACGACTTCAAAGAGCACGCCGACGTGGTAATCGACGGCACCCGATCGCTGGAGGGCGTCAGCTCCGCCACCGCCGTCGGTGCCGGCCTGGAGAAGCTCGGCACCGACAGAGCCGACGTCATCGTGGCGGTCAAGGTCCAGACCGGCAGAGCTTCCTGGCGGGATCCGTTCCCCGATGTCGAGCGCCTCCGGCTGACCATCGAGCGGGTCGGGGACGAGTACAAGGCATCGAGAATGCAGGAGGTCCGGTGA
- a CDS encoding CaiB/BaiF CoA-transferase family protein codes for MEPPLDGYVVVDLSAGIAGGYCTKLLADAGARVIKVEPPEGDWLRRWSASGACIAPGEDGALFGFLAGGKHSVLADPDTDRDLVTGLLDDADAVVWSRGSAVAESVVFTPLAIRSTHPHLTVTAITPFGLDGPWSDRPATEFTLQAWSGGIVGLGRGSADRAPVYVGGQVGEYLAGAYACAATLASRMRGGAELVDVSMLETSILGLTYYPVSYYEMLGRPWRDARRVTVPGIASAKDGLIDIGCGTAQQWFDLCAMTGHEEWIDENSPLTITEQANLHAEELYAWVAEHTVAEIRELATAFRIPNAPVANGANIDSLDHFVARGSFVTNPRGGFRQPVPPYRTQPDLLPPPRPAPRLGEHTELYRSRVSPPRKRNHGRDSRGLATGNAIPVGESGNRLPFEGLRVVDMTTFWAGPSCTHVLAMLGADVIHVESTRRPDGTRLIAGVPVTEEQWWERSPIFSGLNTNKRGITLDLQNEAGREVLNRLIATADVLVENFTPRVIDQLGLDFAAVQRIRPDIVMLRMPGFGLDGPWRDNPAFAYVIEAASGISWLTGYPDRNPYEPYSVGDPNAGIHALNALLVALEHRRRTGQGVLVEAAMVDAAINVAAEQVIEYSAYGALLQRDGNRGPAAAPQNLYRTNEIDEFGRADCWVAVAVASDEQWAGLCRATGREDWAADPSLGTAAGRRAEHDRLDEGLVAWCATRTGDEIVAALWEHGVPVAKVMQPHRQTELPQLAARGFFEEVSHPVNPRTPHSTLPFRMSRGPERVHVRPAPLLGEHNREVLTELGFTDAEITDLQERGVIGDVPAGYGRDARARK; via the coding sequence GTGGAGCCACCGCTCGACGGGTACGTGGTGGTCGACCTCAGCGCCGGGATCGCCGGCGGCTACTGCACCAAGCTGTTGGCCGACGCCGGTGCGCGGGTGATCAAAGTCGAACCCCCCGAGGGGGATTGGCTGCGCCGCTGGTCCGCCTCGGGAGCGTGCATCGCCCCGGGGGAGGACGGGGCGCTGTTCGGCTTCCTGGCCGGCGGCAAGCACAGTGTCCTGGCCGACCCGGACACCGACCGGGATCTCGTCACCGGTCTGCTCGACGACGCCGACGCGGTGGTGTGGTCGCGCGGTTCGGCGGTGGCCGAGAGCGTGGTATTCACCCCGCTGGCCATCCGCTCGACACATCCGCACCTGACCGTCACCGCGATCACCCCGTTCGGGCTGGACGGTCCGTGGTCCGACCGTCCGGCGACCGAGTTCACCCTGCAGGCGTGGTCGGGCGGGATCGTCGGGCTGGGCCGGGGATCGGCCGACCGGGCACCGGTCTACGTCGGCGGGCAGGTGGGGGAGTACCTGGCCGGCGCCTACGCGTGCGCGGCGACGCTGGCATCGCGGATGCGTGGTGGCGCCGAACTGGTGGACGTGTCGATGTTGGAGACCAGCATCCTGGGCCTGACCTACTACCCGGTGTCCTATTACGAGATGCTGGGCCGCCCGTGGCGCGACGCCCGCCGGGTGACCGTGCCGGGCATTGCCTCCGCCAAGGACGGGCTGATCGACATCGGGTGCGGGACCGCGCAGCAGTGGTTCGACCTGTGCGCGATGACCGGGCACGAGGAGTGGATCGACGAGAACTCTCCGCTGACCATCACCGAGCAGGCGAACCTGCACGCCGAAGAACTCTACGCCTGGGTGGCCGAGCACACCGTCGCCGAGATCCGGGAGTTGGCCACCGCGTTTCGCATCCCGAACGCGCCGGTGGCCAACGGCGCGAACATCGACTCGCTGGACCACTTCGTGGCGCGTGGGTCGTTCGTGACCAACCCGCGCGGCGGGTTCCGCCAGCCCGTCCCGCCGTATCGCACCCAGCCGGATCTGCTGCCGCCGCCGCGGCCCGCCCCGCGGTTGGGCGAACACACCGAGCTGTACCGGTCGCGGGTGTCCCCGCCGCGAAAGCGCAACCATGGTCGTGATTCGCGTGGATTAGCGACCGGGAATGCTATTCCGGTGGGGGAGTCGGGCAACCGGCTGCCGTTCGAGGGGTTGCGCGTCGTCGACATGACGACGTTCTGGGCGGGGCCGTCGTGCACCCACGTCCTCGCGATGCTCGGCGCCGACGTCATTCACGTCGAGTCGACCCGTCGGCCCGACGGCACCCGGCTCATCGCCGGTGTCCCGGTCACCGAGGAGCAGTGGTGGGAGAGGTCGCCGATCTTCTCGGGCCTGAACACCAACAAGCGGGGCATCACGCTCGACCTGCAGAACGAGGCCGGCCGCGAGGTGCTCAACCGGTTGATCGCCACCGCCGACGTGCTCGTCGAGAACTTCACCCCGCGGGTGATCGACCAGCTCGGGTTGGATTTCGCCGCGGTGCAACGGATCCGGCCCGACATCGTGATGCTGCGGATGCCGGGCTTCGGACTGGACGGGCCGTGGCGGGACAACCCCGCGTTCGCGTACGTGATCGAGGCGGCGTCGGGCATCAGCTGGCTGACCGGGTATCCGGACCGCAACCCCTACGAGCCGTACTCGGTCGGTGACCCGAACGCGGGCATCCACGCGCTCAACGCGCTGCTGGTGGCGCTCGAGCACCGGCGCCGCACCGGCCAGGGCGTGCTGGTCGAAGCGGCCATGGTCGACGCCGCGATCAACGTCGCCGCCGAACAGGTCATCGAATACTCCGCCTACGGCGCGCTGCTGCAGCGCGACGGCAACCGCGGCCCGGCAGCGGCCCCGCAGAACCTCTACCGCACCAACGAGATCGACGAGTTCGGGCGGGCCGACTGCTGGGTCGCGGTGGCGGTGGCGTCCGACGAGCAGTGGGCCGGTCTGTGCCGCGCGACCGGGCGGGAAGACTGGGCGGCCGACCCGTCGCTGGGCACTGCCGCCGGCCGGCGCGCCGAGCACGACCGGCTCGACGAGGGTCTGGTGGCCTGGTGTGCGACCCGCACCGGTGACGAGATCGTCGCGGCGTTGTGGGAGCACGGCGTGCCGGTGGCCAAGGTGATGCAGCCGCACCGCCAGACCGAGTTGCCGCAGCTGGCGGCGCGGGGGTTTTTCGAGGAGGTGTCGCATCCGGTGAACCCCCGCACCCCGCACAGCACGCTGCCGTTCCGCATGTCGCGTGGGCCCGAGCGGGTGCACGTGCGGCCGGCGCCGCTGCTGGGCGAGCACAACCGCGAGGTGCTGACCGAGCTCGGCTTCACCGACGCCGAGATCACCGACCTGCAGGAGCGAGGCGTCATCGGCGACGTCCCGGCCGGATACGGGCGCGACGCTCGCGCGCGAAAGTGA
- a CDS encoding NAD-dependent epimerase/dehydratase family protein, which yields MAETVLVTGGFGLVGTATVRRLAADGRRVVAADLDTPANREAAAKLPKGAEYRWADLTDPQQVQRLITDTDPAAIIHLAAIIAPFLYRNRALGRRVNVDATASLLRVAQAQPNPPRFVHASSTAVFGARNPHRTTPPVTAADPMRPCDAYSGQKAEAEELVRSSGLDWVVLRFGGVLSTELGALPFTADALYFESALPTDGRLHTVDVRDVATACAAATTADVVGEILLIAGDDSHRVRQGDVGPALAAALGVPGALPPGRPGNPDSDTDWFITDWMDTTRAQEALRYQHYSWPDMLAELRDKAGWLRYPGRLVAPIARAVMKRRGAYWKQPGTYADPWGAIRRGLGDPTWDRPGSGA from the coding sequence ATGGCGGAGACGGTGCTGGTCACCGGCGGCTTCGGACTGGTCGGGACGGCCACCGTCCGTCGGCTCGCGGCCGATGGCCGCCGCGTCGTCGCCGCCGACCTCGACACCCCAGCCAACCGCGAAGCGGCCGCCAAGCTGCCGAAGGGCGCCGAGTACCGCTGGGCCGACCTTACCGATCCGCAACAGGTGCAGCGGCTGATCACCGACACCGATCCGGCCGCCATCATCCACCTCGCCGCGATCATCGCCCCGTTCCTCTACCGCAACCGCGCACTCGGGCGGCGGGTCAACGTCGACGCGACCGCGTCGCTGCTGCGGGTGGCGCAGGCCCAGCCGAATCCCCCCCGCTTCGTGCACGCCTCCAGCACTGCGGTGTTCGGGGCACGCAACCCGCACCGCACCACCCCGCCGGTGACCGCCGCCGACCCGATGCGCCCGTGCGATGCCTACAGCGGACAGAAGGCCGAGGCCGAGGAACTGGTGCGGTCGTCGGGCCTGGACTGGGTGGTGCTGCGGTTCGGCGGTGTGCTCAGCACCGAGCTGGGAGCGCTGCCGTTCACCGCGGACGCGTTGTACTTCGAGAGCGCGCTGCCCACCGACGGCCGGCTGCACACCGTCGACGTGCGCGACGTGGCCACCGCGTGCGCGGCGGCCACGACCGCCGACGTGGTCGGCGAGATCCTGCTGATCGCAGGCGACGATTCGCATCGGGTGCGCCAGGGCGATGTGGGGCCGGCGCTGGCCGCGGCACTGGGTGTGCCCGGCGCCCTGCCGCCCGGCCGGCCGGGGAACCCCGACAGTGACACCGACTGGTTCATCACCGACTGGATGGACACCACCCGGGCGCAGGAGGCCCTGCGGTACCAGCACTACTCCTGGCCCGACATGCTGGCCGAGCTCCGCGACAAGGCCGGCTGGCTGCGGTATCCCGGCCGGCTGGTGGCGCCGATCGCCCGTGCGGTGATGAAGCGGCGTGGCGCGTACTGGAAGCAGCCCGGCACCTACGCCGATCCGTGGGGTGCCATCCGCCGCGGTCTGGGGGATCCGACCTGGGATCGCCCCGGGTCCGGGGCATAG
- a CDS encoding M24 family metallopeptidase, producing the protein MATEILPDDRALRISRRERAFAQMEEHDLDVLVLGRQANVRYFSGAPQLWVAGTRPFGPICTIVRSTGEIHLNSTWDEGIPDDIPHERLYGLAWNPMTLIEVLKNIDGAATARRVGTDALTPSFARLLPMAFPNAELVDGEPAMRAARRVKTPAEIATLRGALRVAERSLAAAVAELREGVSEKELTGVMLEAQATAGVSTPATQDGAWVTSKEHPWRRARSDGRVHAGDLVAFAAGVLADGYVGEVGRTWPVGDVDTGSLYERWNALWDRLVGACRPGRPASGLLAAYAAAGEPLPPMPVAHGLGLGFDPPVVTPHLQATADAEVLEPGMVLAVSCYVWQQGIGAVFGRDAVLITPDGPEVLTSSPSATRAGAGAG; encoded by the coding sequence ATGGCGACTGAAATCCTGCCCGACGACCGGGCCCTGCGAATCAGCCGGCGCGAACGGGCGTTCGCGCAGATGGAAGAACACGATCTCGACGTACTGGTGCTCGGCCGCCAGGCCAATGTGCGCTACTTCTCGGGCGCGCCGCAGCTGTGGGTGGCCGGCACCCGTCCGTTCGGACCGATCTGCACGATCGTGCGGTCGACCGGTGAGATCCACCTGAACAGCACCTGGGACGAGGGCATACCCGATGACATCCCGCACGAGCGGCTCTACGGGTTGGCGTGGAACCCGATGACGCTCATCGAGGTGCTCAAGAACATCGACGGCGCGGCGACGGCGCGGCGGGTCGGAACCGATGCGCTCACCCCGTCGTTCGCCAGACTGCTGCCGATGGCCTTTCCCAACGCCGAGCTGGTCGACGGCGAACCCGCGATGCGGGCGGCGCGGCGGGTCAAGACGCCGGCGGAGATCGCGACACTGCGCGGTGCGTTGCGGGTCGCGGAGAGATCGCTGGCCGCCGCGGTCGCGGAGTTGCGGGAGGGGGTGAGCGAGAAGGAACTCACCGGCGTGATGCTCGAGGCTCAGGCCACCGCGGGGGTCAGCACCCCGGCCACCCAGGACGGCGCCTGGGTGACGTCGAAGGAGCATCCGTGGCGGCGAGCCCGCAGCGACGGGCGGGTACACGCGGGTGATCTGGTCGCGTTCGCGGCCGGGGTGCTGGCCGACGGCTACGTCGGTGAGGTCGGACGAACCTGGCCGGTCGGCGACGTGGACACCGGCTCGCTGTACGAGCGATGGAATGCACTGTGGGACAGGCTGGTCGGGGCCTGCAGACCGGGGCGTCCGGCGAGTGGCCTGTTGGCGGCCTATGCGGCCGCCGGGGAGCCGCTGCCGCCGATGCCCGTCGCCCACGGGCTGGGGCTGGGCTTCGACCCGCCGGTGGTGACACCGCACCTGCAGGCAACGGCCGACGCCGAGGTCCTCGAACCCGGCATGGTGCTCGCGGTCAGTTGCTATGTGTGGCAGCAGGGCATCGGTGCGGTGTTCGGCCGCGACGCCGTCCTGATCACCCCCGACGGGCCGGAGGTGCTGACCTCGAGCCCGTCGGCCACCCGCGCCGGAGCCGGCGCCGGCTAG
- a CDS encoding SDR family NAD(P)-dependent oxidoreductase, translating to MDSYQGRAAVITGGASGIGFATAREFARRGARVMIADINEPALGDAVARLRADGADAYAVVCDVRELDDVVRLADEAFGRFGAVHVVFNNAGIAYAGSIAETTHEDWRFVIDVDLWGPIHGVEAFLPRLIAQQDDSHLVFTSSFAGLTPNIGLGPYCVAKYGVVALAETLSREVRANGIGVSVLCPMLVETDLIANTKRVRSDDYGPSGAADVETVHELASAPDDDSVLPVDDVARLTADAILANRLYVLPHRASRDSIRRRFERIDRTFDEQIAAGWDK from the coding sequence GTGGACAGCTACCAGGGACGCGCCGCCGTCATCACCGGCGGCGCGAGCGGAATCGGGTTCGCCACCGCCCGGGAGTTCGCCCGTCGCGGCGCCCGCGTGATGATCGCCGACATCAACGAACCCGCGTTGGGCGACGCGGTGGCGCGGCTGCGCGCCGACGGCGCCGACGCGTACGCGGTGGTGTGCGACGTTCGAGAACTCGACGACGTGGTCCGCCTGGCCGACGAGGCCTTCGGCCGGTTCGGCGCGGTGCATGTGGTGTTCAACAACGCCGGGATCGCCTATGCCGGTTCCATCGCCGAAACCACCCACGAGGATTGGCGATTCGTCATCGATGTCGACCTGTGGGGTCCGATCCACGGGGTGGAGGCGTTTCTGCCGCGGCTGATCGCCCAGCAGGACGACAGCCACCTGGTGTTCACCTCCTCGTTCGCCGGCCTGACCCCGAACATCGGGCTGGGGCCGTACTGCGTCGCCAAGTACGGCGTCGTCGCGCTTGCCGAGACGTTGTCGCGGGAGGTGCGGGCGAACGGGATCGGCGTGTCGGTGCTGTGCCCCATGCTGGTCGAAACCGATCTGATCGCCAACACCAAGCGAGTGCGCAGCGACGACTACGGGCCGTCCGGCGCGGCCGACGTCGAGACCGTCCACGAACTGGCCTCGGCGCCGGACGATGACTCGGTGCTGCCGGTCGACGACGTCGCGCGGCTGACGGCCGACGCGATCCTGGCCAACCGGCTCTACGTCCTTCCGCACCGGGCGTCGCGGGACTCGATCCGGCGACGCTTCGAGCGCATCGACCGCACCTTCGACGAGCAGATCGCCGCCGGCTGGGACAAGTAG
- a CDS encoding enoyl-CoA hydratase/isomerase family protein, translating into MSGTRPAPEELIRYEKDPKTKIATITFNRPEYLNAPTSAARLRYADLLRAATVDNDVKVVVIRGVGDNLGSGADLPEFMEGNDNPALRLAELRLEDEGVGEVTYPPKGTFRHGATISAWYANSQAGNRPLQEFKKISIVEAKGYCYGWHFYQCADADLVISSDDALFGHPSFRYHGWGPRMWTWIQMMGLRKFAEMVFTGRPFTAEEMYQCNFLNKVVPRDQLEAEVQKYALACARNRPVDTVFQQKMFFEIYKQYQGEYLGSLLSAFFESMGSGAVNDDAGDLDMLEAIDSGLADAVNDNDAKFPPEFRLSKSNRAKKD; encoded by the coding sequence ATGTCCGGGACCCGTCCCGCCCCTGAGGAACTCATCCGCTACGAAAAGGATCCGAAGACCAAGATCGCCACAATCACCTTCAATCGTCCGGAGTATCTGAACGCACCGACGTCGGCGGCACGGCTGCGGTACGCCGACCTGCTGCGCGCCGCCACCGTCGACAACGACGTCAAGGTGGTGGTGATCCGCGGCGTCGGCGACAACCTCGGCAGCGGCGCGGATCTGCCGGAGTTCATGGAGGGCAACGACAACCCGGCGTTGCGGTTGGCCGAGTTGCGACTGGAGGACGAAGGCGTCGGCGAGGTGACCTACCCGCCCAAGGGGACGTTCCGGCACGGCGCGACGATCAGCGCCTGGTACGCCAACTCGCAGGCCGGCAACCGGCCGCTGCAGGAGTTCAAGAAGATCAGCATCGTCGAGGCCAAGGGCTACTGCTACGGCTGGCACTTCTACCAGTGCGCGGATGCCGATCTGGTGATCTCCTCCGACGACGCGCTGTTCGGCCACCCGTCGTTCCGCTACCACGGATGGGGTCCGCGGATGTGGACCTGGATCCAGATGATGGGCCTGCGCAAGTTCGCCGAGATGGTCTTCACCGGACGGCCCTTCACCGCCGAGGAGATGTATCAGTGCAATTTCCTCAACAAAGTGGTGCCGCGGGACCAGCTCGAGGCCGAGGTGCAGAAGTACGCGCTGGCCTGCGCGCGTAACCGCCCGGTGGACACGGTGTTTCAGCAGAAGATGTTCTTCGAGATCTACAAGCAGTACCAGGGCGAGTACCTGGGCAGCCTGCTGAGCGCGTTTTTCGAGTCGATGGGCAGCGGGGCCGTCAACGACGACGCCGGCGACCTCGACATGCTCGAGGCGATCGACAGCGGGCTGGCCGACGCGGTAAACGACAACGACGCCAAGTTCCCGCCGGAGTTCCGGTTGAGCAAGTCCAACCGCGCCAAAAAGGATTAG
- a CDS encoding M24 family metallopeptidase yields MTAFATAAAAALEIPEVPDPARMYRETGARLRTAMVDNGVDALVLLGNGNVVYATGASWPLLDAGLSHVERPVAIVLADDEHPHLFMPFREGASSETQLPGDHIHPPLYLEFDEGVEHFAKVLADLLPPKATVAVDELTGAMRRAADRLFPSGPPTDAAPVLGAAKLVKTVDQIACIRRACRITEEAAAEVQKAIVPGVRQIDLSGQFVRRAFELGATANMLEAIWQVMPATRAEGTWTTHGDLALPLLTTERELRAGDVLWTDVSITYHGYCSDWGRTWLVGQDPTPRQQDQFRQWREILDAVLEVTRAGATSGDLARAAIAANGGRKPWLPHFYLGHGIGTNAAEMPMIGTDLGEEFDDNFVFPAGMALVLEPVVWEDGTGGYRGEEIIVITEDGYLPLTDYPYSPYGD; encoded by the coding sequence ATGACCGCGTTCGCGACGGCGGCAGCGGCCGCCCTCGAGATCCCCGAGGTTCCCGATCCGGCACGGATGTACCGCGAGACCGGGGCGCGGTTGCGGACCGCGATGGTCGACAACGGTGTGGACGCGCTGGTCCTGCTGGGCAACGGCAACGTCGTCTACGCCACCGGTGCGAGTTGGCCGCTGCTGGACGCCGGCCTTTCGCACGTGGAGCGCCCGGTCGCCATCGTGCTGGCCGACGACGAACATCCGCACCTGTTCATGCCGTTCCGCGAGGGCGCCTCGTCGGAGACACAGCTGCCCGGCGATCACATCCACCCGCCGCTGTATCTCGAATTCGACGAAGGTGTCGAGCATTTCGCGAAGGTACTGGCCGACCTCCTACCGCCGAAGGCGACGGTGGCGGTGGACGAGCTCACCGGTGCGATGCGCCGGGCCGCCGATCGGCTGTTCCCGTCCGGCCCTCCGACCGATGCCGCCCCGGTGCTGGGCGCGGCCAAGCTGGTGAAGACCGTCGATCAGATCGCGTGTATCCGGCGCGCCTGCCGGATCACCGAGGAGGCCGCCGCCGAGGTGCAGAAGGCGATCGTGCCCGGCGTGCGCCAGATCGATCTGTCCGGCCAGTTCGTGCGCCGCGCGTTCGAACTCGGCGCGACGGCCAACATGCTGGAGGCCATCTGGCAGGTCATGCCGGCCACCAGGGCCGAGGGCACCTGGACCACCCACGGCGATCTCGCGCTGCCGTTGTTGACCACCGAGCGTGAGCTCAGGGCCGGCGACGTGTTGTGGACCGATGTCAGCATCACCTACCACGGCTACTGCTCGGACTGGGGCCGCACCTGGCTGGTCGGTCAGGACCCCACGCCGCGCCAGCAGGACCAGTTCCGGCAGTGGCGGGAGATCCTCGACGCCGTGCTCGAGGTCACCCGCGCGGGAGCCACCTCGGGGGACCTGGCGCGGGCGGCGATCGCCGCCAACGGTGGACGCAAGCCGTGGCTGCCGCACTTCTACCTCGGCCACGGTATCGGGACCAACGCCGCCGAGATGCCCATGATCGGAACCGATCTCGGCGAGGAGTTCGACGACAATTTCGTGTTCCCGGCCGGCATGGCACTGGTGCTGGAGCCGGTGGTGTGGGAGGACGGCACCGGCGGCTACCGAGGCGAGGAAATCATCGTGATCACCGAGGACGGATACCTTCCGTTGACCGACTACCCCTACAGCCCCTATGGCGACTGA
- a CDS encoding SDR family NAD(P)-dependent oxidoreductase, with translation MAISPSDILLTDRVAVVTGGGAGIGRGIAEGLAAFGAKVAIWERDPDSCTAVADRIGALGIPIDVRDTAQVDSALERTALELGEVSILVNNAGGTFRSPLLETTENGWDALYRSNLRHVLACTQRVARRLVAAGMPGSVINITSIEGVRAAPGFAAYAAAKAGVINYTKTAALELAPHRIRVNAIAPDITLTEGLMQLSDGEFTADAPAPVIPMNRVGRVEEIASVAVFLASEMSSYLTGQTIHVDGGTHAASGWVHDPQTGDYKLGP, from the coding sequence GTGGCCATCAGTCCGTCCGACATTCTGTTGACCGATCGCGTCGCGGTGGTGACCGGCGGGGGCGCCGGGATCGGCCGCGGCATCGCCGAAGGGCTGGCGGCCTTCGGCGCCAAGGTGGCGATCTGGGAACGTGATCCGGACAGCTGTACGGCGGTCGCCGATCGCATCGGCGCGCTGGGCATTCCGATCGACGTGCGCGACACCGCTCAGGTCGACTCGGCGCTCGAGCGAACCGCCCTCGAACTCGGCGAGGTGTCGATCCTGGTCAACAACGCCGGCGGCACGTTCCGGTCACCGCTGCTGGAGACGACCGAGAACGGGTGGGACGCGTTGTACCGCAGCAACCTGCGCCACGTGCTGGCGTGCACCCAGCGGGTCGCCCGCCGACTGGTCGCGGCGGGAATGCCCGGCAGCGTCATCAACATCACCTCCATCGAGGGGGTGCGCGCCGCCCCCGGGTTCGCCGCCTACGCCGCGGCCAAGGCGGGCGTCATCAACTACACCAAGACCGCGGCGCTGGAACTGGCGCCGCACCGGATCCGGGTGAATGCGATCGCGCCCGACATCACCCTGACCGAAGGGCTGATGCAACTCTCGGACGGTGAGTTCACCGCCGATGCACCGGCGCCGGTCATCCCGATGAACCGGGTCGGCCGGGTGGAGGAGATCGCCTCCGTCGCCGTGTTTCTCGCGTCGGAGATGTCCAGCTACCTCACCGGTCAGACGATCCACGTCGACGGCGGTACACATGCGGCGAGCGGGTGGGTGCACGACCCCCAGACCGGCGACTACAAGCTGGGCCCGTAG